A single window of Tenericutes bacterium MZ-XQ DNA harbors:
- a CDS encoding aldehyde-activating protein has translation MKYLGSCLCGHVKFEVEGDFEHFYLCHCEKCRKDTGSAHAANLFSSKAKLKWLNGQDKVRTYNHLNEGHIKSFCEICGSALPNIQMDGNLLVVPAGSLDSEVEIKPSGHIFYDSKASWDQDLEKAKKYKDYPY, from the coding sequence ATGAAATATTTAGGATCATGTCTTTGTGGACATGTCAAGTTTGAAGTTGAGGGTGATTTTGAGCACTTTTATTTATGCCATTGTGAAAAATGTCGAAAAGATACAGGGTCTGCACATGCTGCAAACCTATTTTCTTCTAAAGCAAAATTGAAGTGGCTAAATGGGCAAGATAAGGTAAGAACATATAATCACCTTAACGAAGGACATATCAAAAGCTTTTGTGAGATTTGCGGCTCTGCTTTACCCAATATCCAAATGGATGGGAATTTACTAGTAGTTCCAGCAGGGAGTCTAGATTCAGAAGTTGAGATTAAACCTAGTGGTCATATTTTTTATGATAGTAAAGCAAGTTGGGATCAAGATCTTGAGAAAGCAAAAAAATATAAAGACTATCCATATTAA
- a CDS encoding diacylglycerol kinase, protein MSIYFYGCMTLDGYLADKHHNLDWLHQSGSSDETSYDDFYKQMDIVIMGKKTFNEVVKMGEPKVFYPTTINYVFTHDKSLRYEGFKFVDHDVVEFVKNIDKNKHVWIVGGNTILAPLLDQNLIDVMIVQIAPVLLGDGIPLFTQKEAVKRFDLKEVNQYGQFAEMVYTKKQENK, encoded by the coding sequence ATGAGTATTTATTTTTATGGATGCATGACACTTGATGGTTATCTCGCAGATAAGCATCATAATCTTGATTGGCTACATCAATCAGGAAGTTCGGATGAAACGAGTTATGATGATTTTTATAAACAAATGGATATTGTCATCATGGGTAAGAAAACATTTAATGAAGTGGTGAAAATGGGAGAGCCAAAAGTGTTTTATCCAACGACTATTAACTATGTTTTTACACATGATAAATCGTTAAGATATGAGGGCTTTAAATTTGTTGATCATGATGTTGTAGAGTTCGTTAAAAATATAGATAAAAACAAGCATGTTTGGATTGTTGGTGGGAACACTATCTTAGCACCATTATTGGATCAGAATTTGATTGATGTAATGATCGTGCAGATTGCACCAGTGTTGCTTGGTGATGGTATACCATTATTCACACAAAAAGAAGCAGTAAAGCGATTTGATTTAAAAGAAGTGAATCAATATGGACAGTTTGCAGAGATGGTTTACACTAAAAAACAAGAAAATAAATAA